In Phyllopteryx taeniolatus isolate TA_2022b chromosome 22, UOR_Ptae_1.2, whole genome shotgun sequence, one DNA window encodes the following:
- the dennd6b gene encoding protein DENND6B isoform X7 produces MNALDCEELADRRRPWARFSSWLECVCVVTFDLELGQAIELVYPPDVKLTEKEKSSLCYLSFPDSYSGSIGDTQFSFRMRQSVGRSRSRLADDVYNRDAAAALQSLVLVSRLPFVQLFYAVLHVIAADFFHRSEPSLETVCKQMDRWPFLAPGLTLTLPLMDVVLQVRIPCQNDKAGSPARATAKENAVPTRTLLPSVHELDLFRCFQSVLIHLQMLWELALLGEPLVVMAPSPTVSSETVLALVSSIAPLKFCCDFRPYFTIHDSEFREYTTKTQAPPNVILGVTNPFFIKTFHNWPHVLRLGETTKMLGDVPKQLKVKKVAKLKTLDTKPGVFTAYKSFLLKDKVLIKRLLKGIQRRRPSEVQSAILRRHFLELTQSFIIPLERYMASLMPLQRSVTPWKTPPQIRPFSQDEFMAVLERGGPQLTSALRGDWTGLYRKFFKSPNFDGWYRQRHREMTRKLESLHLEVICEADLLGWTRDKSEVEIVDLILKLREKLLKAGRLQLQPKDDIFNKLESLITSIVSSLPQDLHDVLNAHARTRDHSHYIRTTAGPSRPAESRPGPGRTRRTCRRPAFCSPCPTAPAVLVTSESTAALAAWPSRKNPEDPRAPTRAAPNRPPEAPRRERAPPPDTPARTHTHTHTPT; encoded by the exons ATGAACGCGCTGGACTGCGAAGAGCTGGCGGACCGGCGGCGTCCGTGGGCCCGGTTCTCATCGTGGCtcgagtgcgtgtgtgtggtcacCTTCGACCTGGAGCTCGGACAAGCCATCGAG CTGGTTTACCCTCCTGACGTGAAGTTGACTGAGAAGGAG AAAAGCAGCCTGTGCTACCTTTCCTTCCCTGATTCTTACTCAG GATCCATCGGGGACACTCAGTTCAGCTTCAGGATGCGTCAGTCAGTCGGTCGCAGCCGTTCCAGACTCGCAGACGACGTGTACAACAgagacgccgccgccgccctgcAG TCTCTGGTTCTGGTGTCCCGGCTCCCTTTCGTGCAGCTCTTTTACGCCGTGCTGCACGTCATCGCGGCCGACTTCTTCCACCGGTCGGAGCCCTCCCTGGAAACGG TGTGCAAGCAAATGGACCGGTGGCCTTTCCTGGCGCCTGGACTGACCTTGACCCTCCCCCTGATGGATGTGGTCCTACAG GTCAGAATTCCGTGCCAGAATGACAAAGCGGGAAGTCCAGCGAGGGCCACGGCCAAGGAG AATGCGGTACCGACACGGACTCTGCTGCCTTCCGTCCACGAGCTGGACCTCTTCAG GTGTTTCCAGTCGGTCCTGATCCATCTGCAGATGTTGTGGGAACTCGCGTTGCTTGGCGAGCCATTGGTCGTCATGGCGCCATCCCCCACCGTCTCCTCGGAAACTGTTTTGGCGCTCGTCAG CTCCATCGCGCCGCTCAAGTTCTGCTGCGATTTCCGTCCTTACTTCACCATCCACGACAGCGAATTCCGAGAATACACCACCAAGACGCAGGCGCC GCCCAACGTGATTCTGGGTGTGACCAACCCTTTCTTCATCAAGACCTTCCACAACTGGCCTCACGTGCTGCGACTGGGAGAAACCACGAAGATGTTAG GTGACGTCCCGAAGCAGCTCAAGGTCAAGAAAGTGGCCAAACTCAAGACGCTTGACACCAAACCAg GAGTGTTCACGGCATACAAGAGCTTCCTCCTCAAAGACAAGGTCCTCATCAAACGTCTGTTGAAG GGCATCCAGAGACGGAGGCCGTCAGAAGTGCAGAGCGCCATCTTGCGGAGACACTTTTTAGAGCTGACTCAGAGCTTCATCATCCCGCTG gaGCGCTACATGGCCAGCCTCATGCCGCTCCAGAGGTCCGTGACGCCCTGGAAG ACGCCCCCGCAGATTCGTCCCTTCAGTCAGGACGAGTTCATGGCAGTGCTGGAACGAGGCGGCCCTCAGCTGACCTCTGCGCTGCGAGGCGATTGGACGGGACTGTACAG GAAGTTCTTCAAGTCTCCCAATTTCGACGGCTGGTACCGCCAGCGTCACCGGGAGATGACGCGCAAACTGGAGAGTCTCCACCTGGAGGTCATCTGCGAGGCC GACCTGCTGGGATGGACTCGGGACAAATCGGAAGTCGAGATTGTGGACTTGATTCTCAAGCTACGAGAGAAATTG CTGAAAGCCGGAAGGCTGCAGCTGCAGCCGAAAGACGACATTTTCAACAAATTGGAATCGTTGATCACATCCATCGTGAGCTCGCTGCCACAAGACCTGCACGACGTCCtcaacgcacacgcacgcacacgcgatCACTCCCACTATATCAGGACCACGGCAG GGCCGTCACGTCCAGCTGAGAGTCGTCCGGGCCCGGGTCGTACACGGCGGACCTGCCGGCGGCCAGCATTTTGTTCTCCGTGTCCAACTGCGCCAGCCGTTCTCGTAACCTCTGAGTCGACTGCTGCTCTCGCTGCCTGGCCTTCTCGCAAGAACCCAGAAGATCCGAGAGCTCCGACACGCGCTGCTCCAAATCGGCCACCCGAAGCTCCGCGGCGTGAGCGCGCGCCTCCTCCTGACACacctgcgcgcacacacacacacacacacacacctacctgA
- the dennd6b gene encoding protein DENND6B isoform X4, which yields MNALDCEELADRRRPWARFSSWLECVCVVTFDLELGQAIELVYPPDVKLTEKEKSSLCYLSFPDSYSGSIGDTQFSFRMRQSVGRSRSRLADDVYNRDAAAALQSEASHFYGYVYFRQVKDVSVKRGYFQKSLVLVSRLPFVQLFYAVLHVIAADFFHRSEPSLETGDVTTHTHAGDHDDDDDDDDDDDENDIFLVRAVCKQMDRWPFLAPGLTLTLPLMDVVLQVRIPCQNDKAGSPARATAKENAVPTRTLLPSVHELDLFRCFQSVLIHLQMLWELALLGEPLVVMAPSPTVSSETVLALVRPNVILGVTNPFFIKTFHNWPHVLRLGETTKMLGDVPKQLKVKKVAKLKTLDTKPGVFTAYKSFLLKDKVLIKRLLKGIQRRRPSEVQSAILRRHFLELTQSFIIPLERYMASLMPLQRSVTPWKTPPQIRPFSQDEFMAVLERGGPQLTSALRGDWTGLYRKFFKSPNFDGWYRQRHREMTRKLESLHLEVICEADLLGWTRDKSEVEIVDLILKLREKLLKAGRLQLQPKDDIFNKLESLITSIVSSLPQDLHDVLNAHARTRDHSHYIRTTAGPSRPAESRPGPGRTRRTCRRPAFCSPCPTAPAVLVTSESTAALAAWPSRKNPEDPRAPTRAAPNRPPEAPRRERAPPPDTPARTHTHTHTPT from the exons ATGAACGCGCTGGACTGCGAAGAGCTGGCGGACCGGCGGCGTCCGTGGGCCCGGTTCTCATCGTGGCtcgagtgcgtgtgtgtggtcacCTTCGACCTGGAGCTCGGACAAGCCATCGAG CTGGTTTACCCTCCTGACGTGAAGTTGACTGAGAAGGAG AAAAGCAGCCTGTGCTACCTTTCCTTCCCTGATTCTTACTCAG GATCCATCGGGGACACTCAGTTCAGCTTCAGGATGCGTCAGTCAGTCGGTCGCAGCCGTTCCAGACTCGCAGACGACGTGTACAACAgagacgccgccgccgccctgcAG AGCGAAGCGTCTCATTTCTACGGTTACGTTTACTTCCGACAAGTCAAGGATGTGTCGGTGAAGCGGGGATACTTCCAGAAG TCTCTGGTTCTGGTGTCCCGGCTCCCTTTCGTGCAGCTCTTTTACGCCGTGCTGCACGTCATCGCGGCCGACTTCTTCCACCGGTCGGAGCCCTCCCTGGAAACGGGTGATgtcacgacacacacacacgcaggcgaccatgatgatgatgatgatgatgatgatgacgatgacgagaATGACATCTTCCTCGTCCGCGCAGTGTGCAAGCAAATGGACCGGTGGCCTTTCCTGGCGCCTGGACTGACCTTGACCCTCCCCCTGATGGATGTGGTCCTACAG GTCAGAATTCCGTGCCAGAATGACAAAGCGGGAAGTCCAGCGAGGGCCACGGCCAAGGAG AATGCGGTACCGACACGGACTCTGCTGCCTTCCGTCCACGAGCTGGACCTCTTCAG GTGTTTCCAGTCGGTCCTGATCCATCTGCAGATGTTGTGGGAACTCGCGTTGCTTGGCGAGCCATTGGTCGTCATGGCGCCATCCCCCACCGTCTCCTCGGAAACTGTTTTGGCGCTCGTCAG GCCCAACGTGATTCTGGGTGTGACCAACCCTTTCTTCATCAAGACCTTCCACAACTGGCCTCACGTGCTGCGACTGGGAGAAACCACGAAGATGTTAG GTGACGTCCCGAAGCAGCTCAAGGTCAAGAAAGTGGCCAAACTCAAGACGCTTGACACCAAACCAg GAGTGTTCACGGCATACAAGAGCTTCCTCCTCAAAGACAAGGTCCTCATCAAACGTCTGTTGAAG GGCATCCAGAGACGGAGGCCGTCAGAAGTGCAGAGCGCCATCTTGCGGAGACACTTTTTAGAGCTGACTCAGAGCTTCATCATCCCGCTG gaGCGCTACATGGCCAGCCTCATGCCGCTCCAGAGGTCCGTGACGCCCTGGAAG ACGCCCCCGCAGATTCGTCCCTTCAGTCAGGACGAGTTCATGGCAGTGCTGGAACGAGGCGGCCCTCAGCTGACCTCTGCGCTGCGAGGCGATTGGACGGGACTGTACAG GAAGTTCTTCAAGTCTCCCAATTTCGACGGCTGGTACCGCCAGCGTCACCGGGAGATGACGCGCAAACTGGAGAGTCTCCACCTGGAGGTCATCTGCGAGGCC GACCTGCTGGGATGGACTCGGGACAAATCGGAAGTCGAGATTGTGGACTTGATTCTCAAGCTACGAGAGAAATTG CTGAAAGCCGGAAGGCTGCAGCTGCAGCCGAAAGACGACATTTTCAACAAATTGGAATCGTTGATCACATCCATCGTGAGCTCGCTGCCACAAGACCTGCACGACGTCCtcaacgcacacgcacgcacacgcgatCACTCCCACTATATCAGGACCACGGCAG GGCCGTCACGTCCAGCTGAGAGTCGTCCGGGCCCGGGTCGTACACGGCGGACCTGCCGGCGGCCAGCATTTTGTTCTCCGTGTCCAACTGCGCCAGCCGTTCTCGTAACCTCTGAGTCGACTGCTGCTCTCGCTGCCTGGCCTTCTCGCAAGAACCCAGAAGATCCGAGAGCTCCGACACGCGCTGCTCCAAATCGGCCACCCGAAGCTCCGCGGCGTGAGCGCGCGCCTCCTCCTGACACacctgcgcgcacacacacacacacacacacacctacctgA
- the dennd6b gene encoding protein DENND6B isoform X1 produces the protein MNALDCEELADRRRPWARFSSWLECVCVVTFDLELGQAIELVYPPDVKLTEKEKSSLCYLSFPDSYSGSIGDTQFSFRMRQSVGRSRSRLADDVYNRDAAAALQSEASHFYGYVYFRQVKDVSVKRGYFQKSLVLVSRLPFVQLFYAVLHVIAADFFHRSEPSLETGDVTTHTHAGDHDDDDDDDDDDDENDIFLVRAVCKQMDRWPFLAPGLTLTLPLMDVVLQVRIPCQNDKAGSPARATAKENAVPTRTLLPSVHELDLFRCFQSVLIHLQMLWELALLGEPLVVMAPSPTVSSETVLALVSSIAPLKFCCDFRPYFTIHDSEFREYTTKTQAPPNVILGVTNPFFIKTFHNWPHVLRLGETTKMLGDVPKQLKVKKVAKLKTLDTKPGVFTAYKSFLLKDKVLIKRLLKGIQRRRPSEVQSAILRRHFLELTQSFIIPLERYMASLMPLQRSVTPWKTPPQIRPFSQDEFMAVLERGGPQLTSALRGDWTGLYRKFFKSPNFDGWYRQRHREMTRKLESLHLEVICEADLLGWTRDKSEVEIVDLILKLREKLLKAGRLQLQPKDDIFNKLESLITSIVSSLPQDLHDVLNAHARTRDHSHYIRTTAGPSRPAESRPGPGRTRRTCRRPAFCSPCPTAPAVLVTSESTAALAAWPSRKNPEDPRAPTRAAPNRPPEAPRRERAPPPDTPARTHTHTHTPT, from the exons ATGAACGCGCTGGACTGCGAAGAGCTGGCGGACCGGCGGCGTCCGTGGGCCCGGTTCTCATCGTGGCtcgagtgcgtgtgtgtggtcacCTTCGACCTGGAGCTCGGACAAGCCATCGAG CTGGTTTACCCTCCTGACGTGAAGTTGACTGAGAAGGAG AAAAGCAGCCTGTGCTACCTTTCCTTCCCTGATTCTTACTCAG GATCCATCGGGGACACTCAGTTCAGCTTCAGGATGCGTCAGTCAGTCGGTCGCAGCCGTTCCAGACTCGCAGACGACGTGTACAACAgagacgccgccgccgccctgcAG AGCGAAGCGTCTCATTTCTACGGTTACGTTTACTTCCGACAAGTCAAGGATGTGTCGGTGAAGCGGGGATACTTCCAGAAG TCTCTGGTTCTGGTGTCCCGGCTCCCTTTCGTGCAGCTCTTTTACGCCGTGCTGCACGTCATCGCGGCCGACTTCTTCCACCGGTCGGAGCCCTCCCTGGAAACGGGTGATgtcacgacacacacacacgcaggcgaccatgatgatgatgatgatgatgatgatgacgatgacgagaATGACATCTTCCTCGTCCGCGCAGTGTGCAAGCAAATGGACCGGTGGCCTTTCCTGGCGCCTGGACTGACCTTGACCCTCCCCCTGATGGATGTGGTCCTACAG GTCAGAATTCCGTGCCAGAATGACAAAGCGGGAAGTCCAGCGAGGGCCACGGCCAAGGAG AATGCGGTACCGACACGGACTCTGCTGCCTTCCGTCCACGAGCTGGACCTCTTCAG GTGTTTCCAGTCGGTCCTGATCCATCTGCAGATGTTGTGGGAACTCGCGTTGCTTGGCGAGCCATTGGTCGTCATGGCGCCATCCCCCACCGTCTCCTCGGAAACTGTTTTGGCGCTCGTCAG CTCCATCGCGCCGCTCAAGTTCTGCTGCGATTTCCGTCCTTACTTCACCATCCACGACAGCGAATTCCGAGAATACACCACCAAGACGCAGGCGCC GCCCAACGTGATTCTGGGTGTGACCAACCCTTTCTTCATCAAGACCTTCCACAACTGGCCTCACGTGCTGCGACTGGGAGAAACCACGAAGATGTTAG GTGACGTCCCGAAGCAGCTCAAGGTCAAGAAAGTGGCCAAACTCAAGACGCTTGACACCAAACCAg GAGTGTTCACGGCATACAAGAGCTTCCTCCTCAAAGACAAGGTCCTCATCAAACGTCTGTTGAAG GGCATCCAGAGACGGAGGCCGTCAGAAGTGCAGAGCGCCATCTTGCGGAGACACTTTTTAGAGCTGACTCAGAGCTTCATCATCCCGCTG gaGCGCTACATGGCCAGCCTCATGCCGCTCCAGAGGTCCGTGACGCCCTGGAAG ACGCCCCCGCAGATTCGTCCCTTCAGTCAGGACGAGTTCATGGCAGTGCTGGAACGAGGCGGCCCTCAGCTGACCTCTGCGCTGCGAGGCGATTGGACGGGACTGTACAG GAAGTTCTTCAAGTCTCCCAATTTCGACGGCTGGTACCGCCAGCGTCACCGGGAGATGACGCGCAAACTGGAGAGTCTCCACCTGGAGGTCATCTGCGAGGCC GACCTGCTGGGATGGACTCGGGACAAATCGGAAGTCGAGATTGTGGACTTGATTCTCAAGCTACGAGAGAAATTG CTGAAAGCCGGAAGGCTGCAGCTGCAGCCGAAAGACGACATTTTCAACAAATTGGAATCGTTGATCACATCCATCGTGAGCTCGCTGCCACAAGACCTGCACGACGTCCtcaacgcacacgcacgcacacgcgatCACTCCCACTATATCAGGACCACGGCAG GGCCGTCACGTCCAGCTGAGAGTCGTCCGGGCCCGGGTCGTACACGGCGGACCTGCCGGCGGCCAGCATTTTGTTCTCCGTGTCCAACTGCGCCAGCCGTTCTCGTAACCTCTGAGTCGACTGCTGCTCTCGCTGCCTGGCCTTCTCGCAAGAACCCAGAAGATCCGAGAGCTCCGACACGCGCTGCTCCAAATCGGCCACCCGAAGCTCCGCGGCGTGAGCGCGCGCCTCCTCCTGACACacctgcgcgcacacacacacacacacacacacctacctgA
- the dennd6b gene encoding protein DENND6B isoform X2, giving the protein MNALDCEELADRRRPWARFSSWLECVCVVTFDLELGQAIELVYPPDVKLTEKEKSSLCYLSFPDSYSGSIGDTQFSFRMRQSVGRSRSRLADDVYNRDAAAALQSLVLVSRLPFVQLFYAVLHVIAADFFHRSEPSLETGDVTTHTHAGDHDDDDDDDDDDDENDIFLVRAVCKQMDRWPFLAPGLTLTLPLMDVVLQVRIPCQNDKAGSPARATAKENAVPTRTLLPSVHELDLFRCFQSVLIHLQMLWELALLGEPLVVMAPSPTVSSETVLALVSSIAPLKFCCDFRPYFTIHDSEFREYTTKTQAPPNVILGVTNPFFIKTFHNWPHVLRLGETTKMLGDVPKQLKVKKVAKLKTLDTKPGVFTAYKSFLLKDKVLIKRLLKGIQRRRPSEVQSAILRRHFLELTQSFIIPLERYMASLMPLQRSVTPWKTPPQIRPFSQDEFMAVLERGGPQLTSALRGDWTGLYRKFFKSPNFDGWYRQRHREMTRKLESLHLEVICEADLLGWTRDKSEVEIVDLILKLREKLLKAGRLQLQPKDDIFNKLESLITSIVSSLPQDLHDVLNAHARTRDHSHYIRTTAGPSRPAESRPGPGRTRRTCRRPAFCSPCPTAPAVLVTSESTAALAAWPSRKNPEDPRAPTRAAPNRPPEAPRRERAPPPDTPARTHTHTHTPT; this is encoded by the exons ATGAACGCGCTGGACTGCGAAGAGCTGGCGGACCGGCGGCGTCCGTGGGCCCGGTTCTCATCGTGGCtcgagtgcgtgtgtgtggtcacCTTCGACCTGGAGCTCGGACAAGCCATCGAG CTGGTTTACCCTCCTGACGTGAAGTTGACTGAGAAGGAG AAAAGCAGCCTGTGCTACCTTTCCTTCCCTGATTCTTACTCAG GATCCATCGGGGACACTCAGTTCAGCTTCAGGATGCGTCAGTCAGTCGGTCGCAGCCGTTCCAGACTCGCAGACGACGTGTACAACAgagacgccgccgccgccctgcAG TCTCTGGTTCTGGTGTCCCGGCTCCCTTTCGTGCAGCTCTTTTACGCCGTGCTGCACGTCATCGCGGCCGACTTCTTCCACCGGTCGGAGCCCTCCCTGGAAACGGGTGATgtcacgacacacacacacgcaggcgaccatgatgatgatgatgatgatgatgatgacgatgacgagaATGACATCTTCCTCGTCCGCGCAGTGTGCAAGCAAATGGACCGGTGGCCTTTCCTGGCGCCTGGACTGACCTTGACCCTCCCCCTGATGGATGTGGTCCTACAG GTCAGAATTCCGTGCCAGAATGACAAAGCGGGAAGTCCAGCGAGGGCCACGGCCAAGGAG AATGCGGTACCGACACGGACTCTGCTGCCTTCCGTCCACGAGCTGGACCTCTTCAG GTGTTTCCAGTCGGTCCTGATCCATCTGCAGATGTTGTGGGAACTCGCGTTGCTTGGCGAGCCATTGGTCGTCATGGCGCCATCCCCCACCGTCTCCTCGGAAACTGTTTTGGCGCTCGTCAG CTCCATCGCGCCGCTCAAGTTCTGCTGCGATTTCCGTCCTTACTTCACCATCCACGACAGCGAATTCCGAGAATACACCACCAAGACGCAGGCGCC GCCCAACGTGATTCTGGGTGTGACCAACCCTTTCTTCATCAAGACCTTCCACAACTGGCCTCACGTGCTGCGACTGGGAGAAACCACGAAGATGTTAG GTGACGTCCCGAAGCAGCTCAAGGTCAAGAAAGTGGCCAAACTCAAGACGCTTGACACCAAACCAg GAGTGTTCACGGCATACAAGAGCTTCCTCCTCAAAGACAAGGTCCTCATCAAACGTCTGTTGAAG GGCATCCAGAGACGGAGGCCGTCAGAAGTGCAGAGCGCCATCTTGCGGAGACACTTTTTAGAGCTGACTCAGAGCTTCATCATCCCGCTG gaGCGCTACATGGCCAGCCTCATGCCGCTCCAGAGGTCCGTGACGCCCTGGAAG ACGCCCCCGCAGATTCGTCCCTTCAGTCAGGACGAGTTCATGGCAGTGCTGGAACGAGGCGGCCCTCAGCTGACCTCTGCGCTGCGAGGCGATTGGACGGGACTGTACAG GAAGTTCTTCAAGTCTCCCAATTTCGACGGCTGGTACCGCCAGCGTCACCGGGAGATGACGCGCAAACTGGAGAGTCTCCACCTGGAGGTCATCTGCGAGGCC GACCTGCTGGGATGGACTCGGGACAAATCGGAAGTCGAGATTGTGGACTTGATTCTCAAGCTACGAGAGAAATTG CTGAAAGCCGGAAGGCTGCAGCTGCAGCCGAAAGACGACATTTTCAACAAATTGGAATCGTTGATCACATCCATCGTGAGCTCGCTGCCACAAGACCTGCACGACGTCCtcaacgcacacgcacgcacacgcgatCACTCCCACTATATCAGGACCACGGCAG GGCCGTCACGTCCAGCTGAGAGTCGTCCGGGCCCGGGTCGTACACGGCGGACCTGCCGGCGGCCAGCATTTTGTTCTCCGTGTCCAACTGCGCCAGCCGTTCTCGTAACCTCTGAGTCGACTGCTGCTCTCGCTGCCTGGCCTTCTCGCAAGAACCCAGAAGATCCGAGAGCTCCGACACGCGCTGCTCCAAATCGGCCACCCGAAGCTCCGCGGCGTGAGCGCGCGCCTCCTCCTGACACacctgcgcgcacacacacacacacacacacacctacctgA
- the dennd6b gene encoding protein DENND6B isoform X6 — MNALDCEELADRRRPWARFSSWLECVCVVTFDLELGQAIELVYPPDVKLTEKEKSSLCYLSFPDSYSGSIGDTQFSFRMRQSVGRSRSRLADDVYNRDAAAALQSEASHFYGYVYFRQVKDVSVKRGYFQKSLVLVSRLPFVQLFYAVLHVIAADFFHRSEPSLETGDVTTHTHAGDHDDDDDDDDDDDENDIFLVRAVCKQMDRWPFLAPGLTLTLPLMDVVLQVRIPCQNDKAGSPARATAKENAVPTRTLLPSVHELDLFRCFQSVLIHLQMLWELALLGEPLVVMAPSPTVSSETVLALVSSIAPLKFCCDFRPYFTIHDSEFREYTTKTQAPPNVILGVTNPFFIKTFHNWPHVLRLGETTKMLGDVPKQLKVKKVAKLKTLDTKPGVFTAYKSFLLKDKVLIKRLLKGIQRRRPSEVQSAILRRHFLELTQSFIIPLERYMASLMPLQRSVTPWKTPPQIRPFSQDEFMAVLERGGPQLTSALRGDWTGLYRKFFKSPNFDGWYRQRHREMTRKLESLHLEVICEADLLGWTRDKSEVEIVDLILKLREKLLKAGRLQLQPKDDIFNKLESLITSIVSSLPQDLHDVLNAHARTRDHSHYIRTTAVHKRNELMTRSSRASRRRRRHAAQRGSVVSTSSYLCYQHYKWTFSRF, encoded by the exons ATGAACGCGCTGGACTGCGAAGAGCTGGCGGACCGGCGGCGTCCGTGGGCCCGGTTCTCATCGTGGCtcgagtgcgtgtgtgtggtcacCTTCGACCTGGAGCTCGGACAAGCCATCGAG CTGGTTTACCCTCCTGACGTGAAGTTGACTGAGAAGGAG AAAAGCAGCCTGTGCTACCTTTCCTTCCCTGATTCTTACTCAG GATCCATCGGGGACACTCAGTTCAGCTTCAGGATGCGTCAGTCAGTCGGTCGCAGCCGTTCCAGACTCGCAGACGACGTGTACAACAgagacgccgccgccgccctgcAG AGCGAAGCGTCTCATTTCTACGGTTACGTTTACTTCCGACAAGTCAAGGATGTGTCGGTGAAGCGGGGATACTTCCAGAAG TCTCTGGTTCTGGTGTCCCGGCTCCCTTTCGTGCAGCTCTTTTACGCCGTGCTGCACGTCATCGCGGCCGACTTCTTCCACCGGTCGGAGCCCTCCCTGGAAACGGGTGATgtcacgacacacacacacgcaggcgaccatgatgatgatgatgatgatgatgatgacgatgacgagaATGACATCTTCCTCGTCCGCGCAGTGTGCAAGCAAATGGACCGGTGGCCTTTCCTGGCGCCTGGACTGACCTTGACCCTCCCCCTGATGGATGTGGTCCTACAG GTCAGAATTCCGTGCCAGAATGACAAAGCGGGAAGTCCAGCGAGGGCCACGGCCAAGGAG AATGCGGTACCGACACGGACTCTGCTGCCTTCCGTCCACGAGCTGGACCTCTTCAG GTGTTTCCAGTCGGTCCTGATCCATCTGCAGATGTTGTGGGAACTCGCGTTGCTTGGCGAGCCATTGGTCGTCATGGCGCCATCCCCCACCGTCTCCTCGGAAACTGTTTTGGCGCTCGTCAG CTCCATCGCGCCGCTCAAGTTCTGCTGCGATTTCCGTCCTTACTTCACCATCCACGACAGCGAATTCCGAGAATACACCACCAAGACGCAGGCGCC GCCCAACGTGATTCTGGGTGTGACCAACCCTTTCTTCATCAAGACCTTCCACAACTGGCCTCACGTGCTGCGACTGGGAGAAACCACGAAGATGTTAG GTGACGTCCCGAAGCAGCTCAAGGTCAAGAAAGTGGCCAAACTCAAGACGCTTGACACCAAACCAg GAGTGTTCACGGCATACAAGAGCTTCCTCCTCAAAGACAAGGTCCTCATCAAACGTCTGTTGAAG GGCATCCAGAGACGGAGGCCGTCAGAAGTGCAGAGCGCCATCTTGCGGAGACACTTTTTAGAGCTGACTCAGAGCTTCATCATCCCGCTG gaGCGCTACATGGCCAGCCTCATGCCGCTCCAGAGGTCCGTGACGCCCTGGAAG ACGCCCCCGCAGATTCGTCCCTTCAGTCAGGACGAGTTCATGGCAGTGCTGGAACGAGGCGGCCCTCAGCTGACCTCTGCGCTGCGAGGCGATTGGACGGGACTGTACAG GAAGTTCTTCAAGTCTCCCAATTTCGACGGCTGGTACCGCCAGCGTCACCGGGAGATGACGCGCAAACTGGAGAGTCTCCACCTGGAGGTCATCTGCGAGGCC GACCTGCTGGGATGGACTCGGGACAAATCGGAAGTCGAGATTGTGGACTTGATTCTCAAGCTACGAGAGAAATTG CTGAAAGCCGGAAGGCTGCAGCTGCAGCCGAAAGACGACATTTTCAACAAATTGGAATCGTTGATCACATCCATCGTGAGCTCGCTGCCACAAGACCTGCACGACGTCCtcaacgcacacgcacgcacacgcgatCACTCCCACTATATCAGGACCACGGCAG TCCACAAACGGAATGAGCTGATGACTCGGAGCTCCCGAGCTTCGCGTCGCCGCCGACGGCACGCAGCTCAAAGGGGGAGTGTCGTATCGACCTCTTCATATCTGTGTTATCAACACTACAAATGGACATTTTCACGATTTTAA